Proteins from one Periplaneta americana isolate PAMFEO1 chromosome 6, P.americana_PAMFEO1_priV1, whole genome shotgun sequence genomic window:
- the LOC138701003 gene encoding uncharacterized protein — protein MYCINANLTDPPRTNHMYVKELFLNENKFKVLRKDMFVSKIRADIELLSLQYCEISNVSDGVFSGLKMLKDLNLEFNYITEIRVGTFRNLFMLENLHMPDNEITELSEGIFDDLFSLKSLDLSFNKISYIERNVFSYNSNLSSLSLRVNRLSRIDSTTFEPLIRLEELYLGFNKDLHIPYNSSLLNVPTLKYLDLSHCNLSSAPDNWFQNLGQLQHLRLHDNKLKGIDINVLVNLPSLKTLYLFNNPLQCDCQLLDVWKWCSEHHIKTEENAFPACSTPEEVKGILWGILENSNCSDNKIKFLDNNQAILSEEVDKYERDNPIYGKVFVIVLFLLPLLGIIGNVVVLIAIIANPEMHTLPNSFILNLALSDLLFLLLSLFFKLLVYFSEKWNIVDFTCNFEVIVIICLGSSTFSVTVLSINRYYVVANPFKIRTDYRKMRMFTYLCIPGTWVLAFIFSIPYIIVSYYSLECIPGHKTLYNTYVLIFLTLAFSVFPFCVIGSMYVLLARHLVCSRRIGANCSRKPQRFGSVGVVVGLVIVFLFSIMPYYIVMLYLDVLQHLDVITFAYLLQITPNEQLQIIDSQQPLLPISRLLLPYLNACCNPIALCFASKRFRNYFKKYLLCCCKCRPNIENGVTQLH, from the coding sequence ATGTACTGCATAAATGCCAACCTTACAGATCCCCCACGGACAAACCACATGTACGTGAAGGAATTGTTTCTCAACGAAAACAAATTTAAAGTGTTGAGAAAAGACATGTTTGTGAGCAAAATTCGTGCCGACATTGAATTACTGAGTCTGCAATATTGCGAGATTTCAAATGTGAGCGACGGTGTATTCAGCGGTCTGAAAATGTTGAAAGATTTGAACTTAGAATTCAATTATATAACTGAAATCAGAGTTGGCACATTTAGAAATTTGTTTATGCTAGAAAATTTACATATGCCAGATAATGAAATTACAGAACTAAGTGAAGGGATATTTGATGATCTTTTTTCGTTGAAATCACTGGATTTatcttttaataaaatttcttaCATCGAGAGGAACGTTTTTAGTTACAATTCAAATCTGTCATCACTTTCTCTACGTGTCAACAGACTGTCACGTATAGATTCAACCACATTTGAACCCTTGATCCGACTCGAAGAACTGTATTTGGGTTTTAACAAAGATCTTCACATCCCATATAATAGTTCGCTACTAAATGTGCCAACTttgaaatatttagatttatcACATTGCAATCTAAGTTCCGCACCAGACAACTGGTTTCAAAATTTGGGACAACTCCAACATCTTCGTTTACACGACAACAAATTGAAGGGAATTGATATTAATGTTTTGGTAAATCTCCCATCCTTGAAAACTTTGTATTTATTCAACAACCCCCTGCAGTGCGATTGTCAACTTTTGGATGTCTGGAAATGGTGTAGTGAACACCACATCAAAACGGAAGAGAACGCATTCCCTGCTTGTTCCACGCCTGAAGAAGTTAAAGGAATTCTGTGGGGAATTTTAGAGAACTCAAACTGTTCTGATAACAAGATAAAGTTCCTAGACAATAATCAGGCAATACTATCGGAAGAAGTGGACAAATACGAGAGAGATAATCCGATTTATggaaaggtttttgtaattgtgttatttcttctcCCGTTACTTGGTATTATAGGGAATGTGGTAGTGTTGATTGCAATAAttgcaaatccagaaatgcacacacTCCCGAATTCCTTCATTTTGAATCTAGCATTAAGTGACttactttttttgttattgtctttGTTCTTCAAGCTGTTGGTCTATTTTTCAGAGAAGTGGAATATTGTAGACTTTACATGCAATTTCGAAGTTATTGTTATCATTTGCTTGGGATCGTCCACATTTTCTGTTACGGTTTTGAGCATTAATCGATATTACGTGGTAGCCAATCCTTTCAAAATCAGGACAGACTACAGAAAAATGAGAATGTTTACATATCTGTGTATTCCAGGAACTTGGGTTCTTGCCTTTATCTTTAGTATTCcttatattattgtaagttattaCTCTCTCGAATGCATTCCGGGACACAAAACACTATACAATACATACGTATTGATATTTCTTACATTGGCATTTTCTGTGTTCCCGTTTTGTGTGATAGGCTCCATGTATGTGTTGTTAGCACGACATCTTGTCTGTAGCCGTCGAATCGGTGCTAATTGTTCTAGGAAGCCACAACGTTTCGGCAGCGTGGGAGTTGTAGTAGGTCTTGTGATTGTTTTCTTGTTCAGCATTATGCCATACTACATAGTAATGTTGTATCTAGATGTTCTGCAACATTTAGACGTAATTACATTTGCATACCTCTTACAAATCACTCCTAatgaacaacttcaaattattgaTTCTCAACAACCTCTTCTTCCTATCAGTCGATTGCTACTTCCTTATTTAAACGCCTGCTGTAACCCCATTGCTCTCTGTTTCGCAAGCAAGAGATTCAGAAATTACTTCAAGAAATATTTGCTTTGTTGTTGTAAATGTAGACCAAATATTGAAAATGGTGTCACACAGTTACATTAA